The stretch of DNA TGATACATGCGCACAGCAGTGCCCATATGCCTCTCCTGTCTGTCTTGATATCACGAGTCCCTCCGGCGAACGTGGCTGAGCCGAAAGCTAGCAACGATAAGAAGGAGCGCCCTCGGttaaatatgtatatatgtatgcataccTGTGTGCTTTCCACAGTCCTATATGAATATAGATGAATAGTAAACATATTTATACCTGTGAAACAGTATACTCTCACAGAACTACTGGTGCAAACACATTCCTGAGAATATATGCGCAGGAACCGACGCTAATGCGCATAGGTATTCATGTAAGCACAAATACGATGTCGATACAGACATAAAAAAGCGGAACTCGGACCCTCATACACCTGTCTCTAAATAGTCTTTGAGGCTCTTTTTCCAATGAGTCAAAGACAACTTGATCGGGATTCTGCTGCATGGCTAGACGACCAGCCCCTACATATCGAAGCTGCAGGGGAAACGGAACTCTGTGCGCTACCAAGTCCTCGCATGCGGACTGGACGTCCCCTGCTTCTTACTTTACAACTAGtttctctcctttttctttcACGAGTAAAAGTCTCCTACCTTCCCAGGTGCTAATACATTGTTCAACCTCTACGAACTGAGCCTCTGTGAACTCAATAATTGCGAAAAGTGACACGACGTGCTGAATGCACAGCGTGATGAGCCTGTTCATCTCATTTTCTAGTCAAACGCTCCTTCGTTCCTGTTGGAGGCACATTTTCCTCTTCAAAAAAAGATGCATAATCCCAATGCAGAGTTCGACCTCCCTCTGCGGATCTCAAGCCGGGTTTGTCGGGTCTAATGGATCTCCGAAGACTCGCTCAACCATGCGAGTCACAGAGATATTCAGCACGAACGAGTCTTAAGACTACGTCAGACAGACGACTCCCTTGCATCCCcgctacatatatatatatatataaatatacgcACACGTATGAAGTTTGCCATGCACGTAAGACTTACCTatctccatatatatatatatatatatatacatctgcACTCAGAGCCGGAGGAAGTAGCTCTTCAGTCTCCCCCTCACGCAGAGGTAGGTAcccataaatatatatatatatatatacatacaagCATAGAGAGATATgccatatatatgcatatacaaccatttaaatacatatatatgattACCTACCTATGTGCGAGAGGGAGACCGATGAGCTACCTCCTCCAGCTGGTCCTAAATACTATCACTGCAACGCCACGCTCGGTAGAACTTGACGAGTGTTCCattctatctatctatgtacaTGCAAAAAGTTGAGTATAATTATATATGCAACTACGGAGGAATTACAACCGCTGATACCGCTGCATATGCTGTGGCGAAGGGCTTTCCATATGCGCTTGCGGACGTGCACGCAGGATTTGTAAGGCCCcgggtcgccgcgggcgaacCACCCTTTTGCCTCGCATGGGCTCCTGTGCCGTGAAGGGAAAGACAAATTTAGAGAGAGGTTcgaggcagcgacagccAATACGTGTTCGCCGGATCAGCCAGCTAAGCAGCCCTCAAACCTGACATCCCCGCACAGCGCTTCAGCAAGCATGCAGTGTGTATGGATACAGTCTTATATCCACGCATCAGATTCTAGGAGCACAGCGTTGCTCTAAATCGAGGCCATACATgcacggcgcggcgacggacaCCCCCCTCCTCCGGATGCCTCTAGAGACACTTGATGGAGCAACGCCATTAACGCTCCACGACAGTCCATCCGACAACACTATGCTCGCTAGTATACAAACTCATAcaaacacgcacacacacacacacaaacacacgttctccagcgcgccgtcCACCTGGGCAGCTGTTCACGGTATCCACAAATTCTTGTGGCTCGAGATGTGACAGAGCCCCGTGCTTCACAACagggcccgcgccgcccggccGGCGCACACCCAGCAACAGACAGAAGTTAAAAAATCAAAACAACCTCGTTCGCCCGCTGCGTTTGTTAATCGCATTTGAacgcgcagacggccgcATCTGCTCGCCCGGAAGACAGCAACCTGCCCGAAAAACTGAACTCTTTCAgatctctcgcgcgcgttaGGAGCGAATAGAAAACTTAACACATTCCAGTCCAGGTAATCCCTGTGGCGCCTCCGACGGATTAGCCGCCACCTCCACCGGCTTCTGTCTGGGCTTAAGGAACGCTGTCGCTGGCTCGGCAGCGTTGCGCCGGTCCTTCGTTTAGCAATCGGAAATCCATTTCGTGGCGTTTTGCCTCCCCTCGCGCATGCCCCAGGGCAGGCGATTAGTCCTCGTTGATGAGTtggcgaagacgcgctcgAAACACTTCTGTGAaaacgcagcgcggcgcacaGCCATCCTCAGGCAGTCCAAAAAAGAGGAGCAAAACTTGCCCGAGATGCAGACCAGACAGGCGACGAGACCTTAAAGCACcagggggagaggagagcgcgcacAAGGCTGGAAAGAAAAAACGTTTTCTAGAAAAACAACGGCGAGCTCAGACATAGCCGACCGTAGGggtcgccgacgccgactcgagcggcggcagaggagagatGGGCGCtgacgcgaggagaagacgaaccaaaaagcgagagaggcaacCGAGAGCGGAGGAAACGAACGGCACTGGCGCTTTGAACAGCCAGTCACGCAAAGCAGGTGCAGGCGCTTGGAAGgcaagagaagaagcgaccgGCAgtgctcgcctgcgcggaggcacAACAGACCCTTTCTGCAGATAACAAGGCCCGCGACGCTCACCGAAACTGAATTTCTCTTTCGCATGACGCCTTCCAGCTCTCCGCATGTCCTGAAGTACAAAGCGCGGCCGCAAGCGAACACGAGAGACACGCCGAGTCattcgcgcatgcagaacgTGCGAATCTCCTgttctccccccccccccccttccccgtTGAAGGTGCCGGGGGATGCGAcacagcgagaggcgaaTACGACCGAAACAAAGCGCCTCTGGAGTCGCTTCTGCTCTTCTGCACATGTGTCTGCTACCCTAGAGGCGAGTTGTCCTCGCTCGCGTTCCCCGGGCGTCCGCAGCTCCCTTCCTGCCACGCAGCcgtctcttttcttcgctctctggcgGAGCCGGCCTCCTGATTGcacgcctgtctccgccgacCCTCCGCTTGCTCGCGCTTAGGctttgtctctcgcgcccgtcCGCTACCGTCCTGTCTGCGTTCTGTTCAGACGCCTTTCAgggcctctctctgtctttccgcccccgcgctcgcctccacggCCGCTAGCTACGAGCGATCCTCTGAGTACCTCGTAGGCCTCGGCCGTttcgcgctgcatgcgcacgatTCTGAGTAGCGCGTCGCCAAAACTCTGCGCGTCGTGTTCGCAGAGAAATCCCTGAAAAGCCAAAAAAAGAGGCGTCTCGGCGCTGAAGTACGGGTCAGGCACGCGGGCaggaagagagacaggcgaggcaggaagTGCCGATGCGCCCGAGCAACAGTCCCACGcctttctccgcggccgaCACGCGCATGCGACCAGGCTCCTGGGGACAAGGGCTTTTTCGTCTCCACGAAAAGGCCAAAAGTGCCAGATGCAGCGGCGCAAAGCGAaacaggcggcgcgcagacttTAGGCAAGAGGAAGCGTCCCCAGGCCTCTCATGTGTTTGTATGCGACGCCGCATACAAACACAAGCAAACACACATCCATGCATACGCAGATACATgcgcatatacatacacgcatacacagatacatgcatgtatacatacatgagTAGACagatacatgcatgtatgcacaCATGAATATACAGATACATGCGCTCATACACACATGCGTACACAGATACATGCGTATACATCCATGCATACGCAGATACATGCGCATATACATACTCGCATACACAGATACATGCACATGTACATGAACACAGAGATACACacctgcatatatatagagagagacacgTATGCGTACATGTGCATCGGCCACGGAAGGAGCGATTGCTCAGGCTTTCGCGGACGTGGGTGCTTACCGTTTCGCCGTGGAGGacgctctctcgcgggccGCCAGAGTCCGACGCGATGACAGGACAGCCGAGTGCCATCGCCTCGCACGGCAcctgcggaagaagagaataAACGCACGTCGAGAGATTCCTTTGGCTGAGtcgacgcagcgccgaggcgagtCCGCAAGCGCCGGCCGCGGGCTGAGCCTAGACAGACGCTTTTCGGCAAAAACCAAACACGCAGCGCGTTCAACATCAGATACGGGTCGACGCCTGCTTGGCCTGCTCGGTAGATGCAGTGTCTCTCAGCGCACACATGCAGACGGAAGGccctgcgcagacgcacctGAGGAGAACGACTTGACTAGGAGGCAGCGACaaggcagagacgaagggAATGTGCACGAGTTAAGATATAAATTCCACTGCCAAACGCATTCTCATCAATGCAAAGAAATAGGCCTAGGAACTCTCGAGCCTCAGAGGGGCTGGACGTCTTGGACTTCACAGCACACGCCCCGAGATCCGAAACGTCAATCGACATATAACAGtgaatatatacacatattgCTTGTGCGACTATTTGGCCGTGCATGCCGGGAGGAGAGCAGATACTGCTAGGCGTAGATATCACGAATGTCCACGAGGCCAAAAACACAACGGCGTGTCTGTGCTCGCGTATAATGACCGAGATGTAGACGCGTTGGGATACGCCTAAGTGCATGGACGCAGTTGAGGATAGTCGACTGCATGGTGGAACGCAGGGAGAGGTGCGCCGCAAGAGgaaagcgcgaggagagtgtcgatgccgctgccgccgagcgcatccgcgcggcgcgcgtggagatGATTCGCAGCGGGGCGTTTTTTCCGATGCGTTGGGCACCCTCACCATGCCGAAGTGCTCCTCGTGAGGCGTGTAGatgacgcagagacaggccgcCATCAGGCACTGTCGTGTTTCGTCGCTGATGTTCTTGAGGAGGAGCAATTGCGTTTTTTGTGCAGTTTctcgcgacgacgaaggcgcctgaGTGTCGGTTAAGACCTCGAAGTTCAGCTGCTCCCTCCCCAGCCGCACGAGGTCTCCGTAAATCTCCACAcactctcgcaggcgcccgtcgaagccgcctgcggccgaaAACGCAACGTCCCGCGAACGTTCGAGCCTCAGGCGGCGCCACGCACTCGCGAGACGAGGTCGCTCTATCGTGAGCACATGAAGGTGAGTAAATATGGGCAGGAGCGCTGACCACGATTCCGCGTACAtcgcgacgcagcggaagccTCTCTCCCAGACAGTCCGACGCGAGTGAAGCCCCGGGCACGCAAGTGACAGCCCCTTtcaaaagaaaaagagacacgaCCGCAACTCAAGTCCGAGGCCGTCCACCCGACGCTCCACAAATACACGCTCACATTCctacatagatatataattatatacatatgcgcacaCACATATGCACGTATCTGTATccacagatatatacatgtatacatgcgTCTACACACGTGAAtatgtgtgtctgcgtgcaAAAGGCGGCTTCGAAGCTGAAAATGTTTTTTGTAGCACTCGCGGACTAGGCTGCCGCACAGCTGTATGCGAAACCAGCGCGTCAGATGCCGCGTTTCTCCTCACCGGCAACTACGAGGTTCAGAGTGCCGCTCGCaacgcctctctgctgcgcctcagccagcgcctggagggcgagcgggAGGCCCTTTTTAGCTTCGTACCGATTCAGAGAAAACGCGAACGGCACAGAAAAGTCAAAGCTGGAAACAGACATACACACACGTGCACAGCGCAGTTTAAACTCGTCGCGCCCGAGAGAAAATGTAACACAAGCAGTGCAagggagacagacgcgcgagaaaactggaggcggcgggcgctgatGCAACTACACATCACGGAAGACCCAGGATCACAACATCAAGCACGGAGATATACAGGTATAAATATGAATTTATGAAGACTTGAGGTTTTAGCTCAGACTCGGGCGTATGAGGATTCTTCACGTTTGAAAtgtcacacacacacacacacgagcTAACATCGAATCAGAGGCACCGCGGACCCAGCATGTGCCATCTAGGTCACTGCTGAGAAAATGTGTTCCATTTTCCATTCAGGGAGAGGCACCACAAGCCACGCGCCAACGCAGACATCTTAGTCTActcacgcgctgcgcgcaaGGCATTTTGGGCCTCTCTGGTCAGTGACACAATATGCGAATCAATGATcgtgtatacatatgcatacatatgcgcacatacatacacatatatataggtatataaGCACGTATATACGCACGCACGCAAATGGCGCAGCTGAATTTGAAATTTATGACGATATCTGAATATGGAAGCGGGAAGGCATGCCTCACTGTTTGAATTCGGGTAGCCGCTTAAGGCGCTTGACGCATgcctcgcgcgagaagcTCTGCAGAAACGcatccgccgcccgcgtgtCCACGGGAGGGTACAGAACGGCGTTGCGCGGAAATCTGAAAAAAGCAACTCTCAGGCACACAGGAAAAGCGCGCGAGTGCATGCATACTCGGCAACGTTCTTTCCGCGGACACAAGCTGACCGCGCGGCGACCAGGCGAAGCATTGGCAACTCAACTGCCTGCAGCAGTCGGcagccctccgcggccgctgaaTGGTAAACGAGGAGGTCTCTGGATAGGCGAAAGTGCGAGAAAAGAGCAGAGgcaagcgacgcgagcgccttgCGCCTGGACGCAGCTCCTACCTCATAGAGGGAAAACTCCGACGGTAGGTGGCCTCAGTGAAGCGCGAGTTGAAGAGCAACACATCGCATCGCCCTGAGGAGACAGACAAACAATTTCGAAGGAAGGAGATGAGCCTTCGTGTAGCGGCGCGTGATGCACACACAcccgacgcagaggagaggtCTACATGGCGACGCCAATCTAGGCAACGCAgtgctgcgtgtgcgcgacACCCGTCGAAAGAAAACgggaaggcgagacgaggaagcgccgcTTCAGGTGAGACAAGAAGTCCCGATGGACACGGGAAAAAACACAAGAAGAAAGTTCGCCGTACCTGTTGTGGCCTGTTCAACGGCGTCGAGCAGAGCTCGGTAGAGGGCTTTTATTCGCGCGATGACGCCCTGAGGCTGCTtgtctcggcgcgccgcgagaagcaTGTCTGGAAAGTGCGCGTAGAACACCAGCTGGAAAAATGAAGGACACGCATGcaggacggagaggagagcaaAGATGATGTCTGCGGCGACACAGACGCAGCTCAAACGAGAGGCATGAACTCGGAGACGGGCTGCGACGGAAGACGCAGTCGACAGCGGCCAACAGATGAACCGACTTGAAGAGAAGCCGAAAAACTCCAAAGAGACTTTGCAAGCCGAGCCTGGGAATTGAAGAGCCCCGAAGGTGGGCACACGCGAGCAGgcacgcgagcgccgcagcacgaGATCGACTGACGCAAGACATTCGGAAGATACACGCCTAGCGCCTCTGCTCTAAACGAGATCGACTCAacagcgaggcggaagcgcgcAGAAAGCAGCGCAGACTTCCTGCGGCCCTACCTTCTCAGTGAAaaacgagagaagaggaTTGATTGCAGAAACTTGGTCGCAGAAAATGACTCTCCGCCTCCATCGGCCTGCAAAGCGTGTAGCCGCGGACATCGCACGCGCCGAAACAAACCGCCGATAGTCGAAAGAGAGGCATCAGCAGAGTGAAGAGGGCGGGTGTATTACGAACGCCAGAGCGGCACCAAGCGGGAAAAtgggaagcgaagagagacaatCACGAGTAGAAGAGAAAGGCccccgcagagagagagcccgGCACAAGCAGAGGCCCGGGAGACGAGGGAAGAAAGAAGCCGCAGCCCCCGTCTCCCCCCCTTCTAAGACAAAGACATAAACACCGACGAGCCAACACTCGCACGCGACTGCAACAGAAAGGATTCAACGTCTCCTCACCTGTGACGAGCAAGACGAGGCAGAGCCAAAGCATGCGAAGCAGCGAGCAgagcgcgacagcgcgggCTCCCAAGCTCCGCGGGAGGAACCGGCCGTAGACCGAGACGCGCAGTCGCCCTGGGAACGGAGAAGAGAGCCGATACAGAAGACGAGATGAAAGATCATTTCGAAGCTCGGCTAAGATCCGACCCAAAGACCCGTGGCTAGCCAGAGCCAGACCGACCCCGACCCTCTACCGCGCAAAACGACACCGAAGgcaagaaagagaaggcgacAACTTCTGCGTCATCAGcatgcgaaggcgagacgcggaggcggacacGCACCGTCTACAGTCGCAGGGAAGCATCGCGTCGTGTCGTGGTGCGTCGTGAGGATCTCCACGTCGTAGCCAGCGTCTTCGacctcctgcgcgtcgcgctcggcgctggcggatTCCTGGGAGTTTCCGAAGTTctccgcgctcttcgccgcttcctgctgcatggcgagcgccgcgtaGACCACGAGCTGCTCCGCTCCCCCGAGGCCGAGATCGAGGTGAACGAAGGTGACCTTCCCAGAgccttttctttctctctccatcttgactgctcgcctctccatctcagcgcctcgcggctcacGCACACaccgcgcgagagccgcgcaggTCGCAGCGGCCAAGAGGGGAAGCTGAACAGAGAGAcggaagaggagaggagagaaacaggcgccgaagagaagGACACAGAAGGCTGCTTCTTCAAACGCTAGGCGGGGCAGTGGGGACGGAGACAGAGCTGCCGCTTATTATACAGCcgatggcggcggcgctcgaggagTTATCTTCCTCACGAGAAAAAGTGAAAGGCGACAGAAAcgcacgcggagagacggGAACGAACAGAACCTGGAGTGTGCGTGGAAGAGGCTGGCGGACAGCGACTGAAGGAATCGGAcgagcgaaggagaagccGCTCAAGAGGACAAAATTCGCGTGACTCTGTTTCTCTATCTAAGAAAGTCAAGCGCGTGGAGGTAGCAACCACGCTCGAGACAGCCAGCCAGGCCACCTCCcgagcgagaaaaaggagacatGCCCTGGGAAAAGCGTGGTAATCCACTCAAAATCGAGAGCGTGAACGAGCAAAGACCGACAAAAAGAATTGCCTTGTCTTGCCATGAAGTCACAGACGCTTGTCTTTGTGTGCGctgtgcgcatgcaacgGTAGTTGTTCACTCGGGGCATCTTTTCGTGTTTCGATTGCCTGGACGAGAAGACGTGTCTGACAAAAAATGAACGGATGCCTTTCTCACGTCTTTTGCGGAGGCCTCGTTGTTTCTCTTTCATGCTCTTCAAACGAGGAAAAAACCTTTTCTCTGCTCCGCGACTAGGCGGTGACCCTGCACATGCTGAAACGGGGCCTGCATCGAAGCGTAAACACTAGAAAACCCAACGAGAAGCAATCCGCCACTTCGCCCCTCCatccgttttcttctcccaGAACCCCGAAAGGAAGACAGGATGAGAGAAACCTAGGCCTGCTgtttttttcggttttccCTTCCCCCCGAGAATCTCCCAtgcttcgcttcttctctctcccgttTTCTCtagcgcggccgcgggctcgctctgcagcggtTCTCCTCTTGTTCTTTCCTGCAGAGAAGCCATTTCTCCGGTTTTTCTCGAGTTTCCCTTGATGCCGGatctttctcgtcttcgtctggcccttcctgcggccgccgcacgtCTCCGCCGTTTTTCTGTAGATCCGCTTCCGCCGAGTCGTTCGCGGATCGCTTCAACACGCGCGAgattctgcctcttctctgcttgtttccttttcctctctcggcTTTGTTCGCTATGTTGCACTCTGTTTCACTtcgcttctcgtctctcttttcttctgcctgcggcgactTCCTACCTTCGGCACCACAGTCCTGCGTCGTTGTCGCCCGTCATCTCCCGCGGTTACTCCGCACTCTGTTGTTTGTTTTTCCGCTGTTTTCCCTCTTGTCCTTCGTTTgggtgcgcgtgtgcgtcggTGGCTCTTTGTCTGCACTGTAAAAGCCTCGACTAGGTTTTGTCTCTTCCACAGCCTTCCTCCTGGCCGCAGCTCTCCCCTCCGCACACCACCATCGTTTTTATCGAGCCGTCGACTTGTTTCAGATCCGCctttctcctcggcgtccctCCCTTTCATTTTGTCGTCTTCACCTCTCCCTTTCCCGCGTCTCTTTCTTGGCGCCGGGCCTTCTCGTCACCCCTCCGCCCGCCTACATTTCCTTCCCCGTCTGCGCGACTGCAGCCAACCTCAACTGAAGGGACTCCCGCGTTTTGGCGCTCGGGAATCTCGACTGCAGCAGATGACGGCGCGACCCCACGAGGCCCTGCGCCGGGAGAGgagcctcgctcgcgggGCGGTCTCTGCGGAGGCTCAGCAAGAAGAcaacgaggcggaagacagcgaagacgcgaacgcCGCAGGTCGCAGAGAAGCCTCTTGCGACACCGCTGATGCGCGTCCGACTGCGGAGCCGAGAGACGAGCGCAGCGAGGTAGAGGGTTCCCGAAACTTCAAAGAccgcgagcgaagagggCAGCTGGGCAAAGGTTCCGGAGAGCTGTCGCTTCGACGAGAAAGCGAAAAGAGGAGTGGAGGCAGCATGGAGCCCAGTGGCGGCAAGGCccgcagggcgagggagagagagcggaggaagacgagggacCGCGGGCGGAAGCGCAAGGTGGCATCTTCACCgctcgagcgacgccgcgcaccTCCCGTTCTCTACAGCACTCAGGGCCTTTCcacggcgaccgcgacgcggagaatTATCGAGGCTGTCGAGGTAAGCTTGCTTGAAGGTTGCAGCTCAGTGGGCGTCCCCTCAGCTAGCCGACTGCCGTCTTCTTGCTCTCCCaactttctctctcctcttcctctgcgtccgcgtgtctctccttcgcgctggtcgctctccgcctggCTTCTGGACATCTggtcgccctcgctgtctcctttctccgtTTGTTTCAGGCGCTCGTCCGCGagttccgcggcgcggacagGGGCCTCGGCGGGAAGAGAGGCCCCcgggcctcggcgcccgcagggtcgtgcggcggacgctggggggcgtcgctcgcgcgcgtcgtctctgcgctgcctgccgcggagacaggcatcgccgtctgcgccttgACTGCCTCGGCGGCTATGACCCTCGTGTGCATTCTGCTGAAGCACTCTCACGGGGCGACGGTGTCGCTCGCGCGATTCGTCTTTTTCCTGCCGCttgtcgtcctcgccgcttGGCTTGCCTACCGCAGCCGCACCATTGAGCACGTAGGCTCACAAAGGAAAAAACCACGGAATCGGCGACGACTTGTAAATGGCGCCTTGCCCTAGAGGTCGCGGGCGCCATTCGCTATAGCTCtatacatacagatataatttcgtatacatacatatgcatatgtacatatacatacatatatatatgtgagcAGCTTTACGAGCGGCGGTGTCCGCGGCGGGTCACCGGGTAGGCTTACCTGTACGCCTCGGTGCAGAGGGCGCGCATCGATCTACTTTTGCATGCCTGCATGGAAGCTACTGTAATGTCCTGCATCTTCGCAATGCAGGGGTATGCGTGTCCATTTCTTTCAGTGTCCCGCGGTTGACTTCCGCCATGCGTTTTCCTATGCGCCTTGGCGTTTttctcagctgcgcgcggtgTCGAAGCTTCAAGAGGCGCTGGATGACTTCAAACAGCAGACGGGATTTGCCTGCCTGTCTGCAATGCCGTGGTCCGCGACCCTgtgttcgcctccgcccatttcgctcgcggcgccgcaggccttttcgccttcgtcgtcgtcggcgctctCGGGCCTAGGCGCGCGGGGCCTGCGCTGCCCGAAGGGGCTTCctttcgcggcgccctcggccgcgccggcggcgcaggctcacgcgcgtccgcaggaCGTGGTGACTTGCTCTGCGAGCGGCCTGGGCGGCGCCCACGAACCGGACtacgcgcgtctctcgcctgccCAGATCTTCGCCGGCCTGCGGGAGCTCGTCGCCGATCCCGACGCCGgaccgctgcgcggcgcccgcctaggcgccgacgcggcggcggcgcaggcaggggcgttcgcggcctccgcgcgcggattctcgcgggcggcgtccttcggcggcgcgcgagacgccgacgcggcagaaGCCGCCCAGCGGCCCGTGCCTGAGGGAGACAGGCACCGccaggcgggcgaggaggaggcgcgtgtcCTCCACGAATCTCcgctgcctgccgcctcgctcgtcgccgtcctccgcgacgcccagTGGACCACCATCCCGCGAAACATGGTAATCTTTAAATGCAaaactgcatgcgctgcagaCATGTCTGCAGCCTCAGCAAGGTGGCAATGTAAATTGACAGAAAGTATCAATTTCCTTACTCGAATATTTTCTAAAGTTGTACTTTTCTAGGAAATCTATTCGATCTTTGATTGAATGGAATCCACCACAGCACGTgccatatacatacatacgtacatgtATGAACATGCGTATAGCATCTATATATGAGGAGAGACagcctatatatatatatatatatataactatATTAATATATAGAAAAAGCATATATTTTTACATAGGTACAGACGTATATATGTtgcagcgcagacggcgtGCTGTACGGCTGCCTCCGGGGCAGCGGCTAAAAGCTGCATGGGACTTCGCGACTCAGTGGTGCCTTGTGGGGGGATGCGCCCGCCTctgaagcaggcggcgccgatgCGCAAAGAACGGCGTGCTCGCCTAGAGGCCTGCGGTGCGCACcaggcggccggcgcggaaACGAATGAAAGCCAGCCGACTGCCTTCGGTCTTGCGGAGCCTCGCTTGACTATCGCGGGAGAATTCAGAGTAGATGGCAGTGACGAGCGAAAgaccgacgacgaggaaggagactCGGGTCAGAcgtcgaggcagacgcggattCGAGAAGCAAACTGGCGCTCGGTCGTTCGACTACCGCCTTCGCTTGTTTCGtcagcgcctctcgcctgtgagttgcttcttcttcttttttcagcTTGCCGCCGGCGACATCTTCAAGttgcgcgcgggcgacccgCTGCCCTGCGACGCCGTTCGCGTGGTGCCTTCGTTCCtcgtctcgcggcggcgatcgcggcggaggccggccgTTCGCCCGTCTTCATCTTCGCCCCCTCGTTGCGGCTCcccgtcctctccgcggaagaagagtcCGAAGGGGGAGCAtcctgcgcgcgagggcaAGTCGGTGTcgcagcccgccgcctcgccctcggcgctcCACTCGCCGTCTGCATCGAGGGCAGATGACGCGAAGgccacgccgcggcggcgcgcgtccttcgcgtcgGCCGCGGGGTCGCCCGaaggccctccgcgccgacggtcgcggcgcgagtcTCTCTCGTTCCGCGGGCGCaagtcgggcgccgcgccgggccTAGAGGCCGCCAACGGAGACGCGGGTGGGGCCGCctgggcgccgtcgcggcgccgtccctcctcgctgcctccgccttcgctttcctcctcatccgcctcctcgccggcgcgcgccgcgcctccgcgtccgccgaagctcgttctgcggccgctgctcgctcgcggcgtctaCCGAGCGGGCGCAGTCTTCTCGCCAGTCTCCCGCAGCCCGCCGCCACCgttctcgcctgcggcctcgactgaagggctcgacttctccggTTCCATgcggtctccgccttcggcc from Besnoitia besnoiti strain Bb-Ger1 chromosome V, whole genome shotgun sequence encodes:
- a CDS encoding glycosyltransferase, group 1 family protein (encoded by transcript BESB_059160), which codes for MERRAVKMERERKGSGKVTFVHLDLGLGGAEQLVVYAALAMQQEAAKSAENFGNSQESASAERDAQEVEDAGYDVEILTTHHDTTRCFPATVDGRLRVSVYGRFLPRSLGARAVALCSLLRMLWLCLVLLVTGRWRRRVIFCDQVSAINPLLSFFTEKLVFYAHFPDMLLAARRDKQPQGVIARIKALYRALLDAVEQATTGRCDVLLFNSRFTEATYRRSFPSMRFPRNAVLYPPVDTRAADAFLQSFSREACVKRLKRLPEFKHFDFSVPFAFSLNRYEAKKGLPLALQALAEAQQRGVASGTLNLVVAGGFDGRLRECVEIYGDLVRLGREQLNFEVLTDTQAPSSSRETAQKTQLLLLKNISDETRQCLMAACLCVIYTPHEEHFGMVPCEAMALGCPVIASDSGGPRESVLHGETGFLCEHDAQSFGDALLRIVRMQRETAEAYEDMRRAGRRHAKEKFSFEVFRARLRQLINED